The Longimicrobiaceae bacterium genomic sequence GGATGAGCCCGTTCAGGTCGTCCACGATGGTGGAGGTGCCGGTGACGGGCGTGCGGGCCGGCTCCTGCGGCGTCGCGGGTGCTGCCGCGTCGATGCCGGGCTGCACCGTGGCCAGGTCGGCGTGGCGCGGCCGGGCCACCGGCGCGGCGGGATCCGTGGGGCTCTGCGCGCAGGCGGCGAGCGACGTGGCGAGGACGAGCGCGATGAAGCTGCGGCGCATGTGGTTCTCCGGTGGAGTGGAGGAAGCCGTCCGGTTTCCGCCAAGGTAAATCGCGCCCATCCTGCACACCAGCATCCCGCATCTACCGAACTGTAGGGTTCAGGAGATCTTTCGGGTGCCAGCGGAGACGGCCGGAGACGGATCGCGGCCGCGGCGATAGATTGGACGGAGGCAGCGGCGGAGCCATCCGCATACGACGAACGACGACGAGGAGATGACGATGGCGGTCGAGATCACCGGCAGCTACGCGGGAAACAAGAAGGTGCAAATGCGGCACGGGCCTTCCGGCGCGGAGATCGGGACGGCGGCGCCGCTGGACAACAACGGCGACGGGAGCTCGTTCTCGCCCACGGACCTGGTGGCGGCGGCGCTGGGCGCGTGCATGGTCACGGTGATGGCGATCGTGGCCGAGCGCGACGGCATCCCGTACGACGGCGTGGACTTCGTGGTGGAGAAGCACATGCGCGCCGACCCGCGCCGCATCGACAAGCTGCCGGTGACGCTGCGCATGCCCGCCGGCCTCACGCCCGAGCAGCGCGTGAAGCTGGAGCGCACGGCTCTCACCTGCCCCGTGCACCGCAGCCTGCTCCCCGAGATCGAGAAGGAAGTCCGCTTCGTCTACCCCGACGCCGCCGAGACGGCGAACGCGGCGGATTGACGGCTGCGAGCGCCTCGGCCGCACCCGAGCCGCATCACTTCCACTTCGTTCACAAGGAGAGACACGTTGCCCAGGCGTTCACGACCCGTTAGCGAGCCGCCGGTGAACTTCGTCCTTCGCGTCGCGCTCCGCGAGATCGCTCCGCCGATCTGGCGGACGGTGCGGGTGCCCGGGTGGTACACGCTCAACCAGCTCCACCGGGTGTTCCAGATGATCTTCGGGTGGCAGGACTACCACCTCTACGCGTTCGAGATCGGCAGCAGGCGCTTCGAGCGGAAGCATCCGGAATCGGAGGGGGAGGACACCGGCGCCGCGACGCTCGCGAAGCTGGGCCTGGAGCGCGGTACGGAGTTCAGCTACGAATACGACTTCGGCGACGGCTGGGTGCACGAGGTACGAGTGGAGGACGTGCAGCCGACTGGGAGCGACGAGGACGACTGGCAGGCGCTTCCCGTGCTGCTGGGCGGCGAGCGGGCGGGGCCACTGGAGGACTGCGGTGGACCGTTCGGCTACCAGGACCTGGTAGATGCGTTGCGGAACCCGGCCGACGGCGATCCCGAACACGACCATCTGCGCGCGTGGGCGGGTGGGGCGTACGATCCCGAACGGTTCGATGTCTGGATGGCGAACCAGAACCTGGCACTCGCGGCGGTCTGGGCAGCAATCTGACGACATGCGCGTGATGCATCGGCGAATGATCGCCGGCCTATGCCGCGACCCGGGCCTCAGCTGAACAGGGTCGGTTCCGCGGCGAGGGCGGCGATCTTCTTCTGGGCGACGGGGAGGGCGTAGGTATCGATCTCGTGAGCCGTGGCCCAGGCCCACGCGTCGTAGCCGAGGGCGCGGGGCTGGCCGGAGACGAGGGTGCAGCGGAAGGCGTGGTAGCTCGCGCGCACGTGCGTGAACGCGTGCGCCACCGTGCCGATGGGCTCGCCCGCGCGCACCAGCACCTCCAGGCCTTCGCGCACGCTGCGCTCGGCCGCGGCGGCGGCACTCTCGCGGCCCGCCCGCACGGCGTGCGGGAAGCTCCACATGCCGCCCAGCCGCGCATCTACCGGCCGGCGGACGAGGAGCACGCGGCCTTCGTGCTGCACCACGGCGACGCCGGTGTCCTCGTGCGGGACCGGCTTCGCCTTCTTGGGCGCGGGCCGCTCGTTCTGCGTGCCCGCCGCGTACGCCGAGCACATGTCGCGCACCGGGCACTCGCCGCAGCGCGGGTTGCGCGGGGTGCACACGGTGGCGCCCAGCTCCATCAGCGCCTGGTTGAAGTCCCCCGGCCGGTCGCCGGGCACCAGCTCTTCCGCGAGCGACCACAGCGCGTCGTCGGCCGGGGCGGGGTCGTCGGTGAGGCGGGCGAAGACGCGGCGCACGTTGCCGTCCACCAGCGGCTCCGCGCGGCCGAAGGCGATGGACATCACCGCGCCCGCCGTGTACCGCCCCACGCCCTTCAGCTCGCGGAACCGCTCCGCATCTCCCGGCACGCGCCCGCCGTACCTCTCCGCCACCTCGCGCACGGCTCCGTGGAAGTTGCGGGCGCGCGAGTAGTAGCCGAGGCCCTCCCACGCCTTCAGCACGTCGTCGAGCGGCGCGGCGGCCAGCGCCTCCACGGTGGGGAAGCGCGCCAGCCAGCGTTCGTAGTACGGCCGCACCGTCTCCACGCGGGTCTGCTGCAGCATCACCTCCGACAGCCACACGCGGTACGGGTCCGGCGCCTCGCCCGCGGGCGCGCGCCAGGGCAGGTCTCGCCGGTGCGCGTCGTACCACGCGAGCAGGTGCGCGCGGAGGTGCGGGACGATGACGGGCGGGACGGGCGTCTGGGGCAACGGTGCGTTCGGTGAGGGGGCCCTCACCCGGCTCGCAAGGCTCGCCTGCCCTCCCCCACAAGTGGGGGAAGGCACGGCGTTGGCGCATGTCCGGGTTTGGTACGGGTCGAGCTTGGGAAGGCGGGTCGAGCAAGCGCGGCGCGGGCTGCATGGAGCTCTGTCCGGAGGACATCCACAGTTCGTAGCCGAGGTTTTCGGTTCATTCCCCCGCCGGACACGTCCATCGACGGGGTCTCGACGGCTGTTTCAATCTCGCCGGCCGTACTTCCGCCGCAGCCAGTCCGCCCAGGTGAGGCCGGGGCCGCGGACGTCCGGGTGCGTGAGGGCGCCGGCGCGCATGGCGCGGGAGAGGCTGCCGGGGAGCGGGAGGGTGAAGATGCGCGTCTTCAGGCCGCGTGCGGCGGCCCAGGTGCGGGCGGCGCCGTCCATCGTCAGCAGCTCGGGACCCACCAGGTCGGGCACCGCGTCGCGCGGGCCGGCATCCACGCAGCGCCACAGCTCGCGGGCGACCTCGTCCACATCCACCGGCTGCACCTGCCAGCCGCGGGGCAGCGGCGCGAACCGCAGGCGCGCCGTCCAGCCGATCATCGTCTCCAGGAAGTCGTGGAACTGCGACGCGCGCAGGATCGTGTACGGCACGCCGCCTTCGCGCACCACGCCTTCGGCGGCGAGCTTCTGCGCGTAGTACGGGAACCCCGCCGCGCGGTCGATGCCCACGATGGAGACGTAGACCACGTGCGCCACACCGGCCGCCTTCGCCGCCTCCAGCAGGCGGCGCGTGCCGTGGACGTCGGTCTCCTCCGTGTCCTTCCGCGGGCTGCTGGCGGCGTGGATGATGGCGTCGATCCCATCCACCGCTTCCGCCAGGCCCTCGCCGGTGGCGAGGTCGCTGCGGACCCAGGTGGCCGCGGCGGCGGGATCGGACGGACGGGTGCGCCCGGTGGTCCGCAGCTCGTGCACGGCGGGGCAGAGCGCGACGAGGCGCCGGCCCAACGTCCCCCGTCCTCCCGTGACCAGAACGCGCATCTTCCCCCTCCCGAAAGGTCCAGTCGCCCGCGTTCCGGACGAGCGGCGCCGTGGACGCGGCGGCGGCTCGCGGAGTGCGCGGTGGGGAATTCTACCGGGAGCGCGGCCGTTCGGAAATGCGCGTTCCCGGTCCGTCCTCATCCGGGCCGGAGCCGGACCGGAGAACGAACGCGATCACGGGCGGTGGCCCGGACCGTGCTGGGCGCCGCTGTATCTTCCAACCGTCGCGCCCGAGCAGGCCGATGTCGATGCCCGCTCTTCGTTCGCGAGGCGCCGCTCCGGCGAAGAAACCCGAATCGCCGTGCCCAAGTGAGCCAAATCGAAGCCGACATCGCCGCGGTCGCGCGCATCGGCGCGGTGCCCACCATCCTGCGCGTGGTTTCGGAGATGACCGGCCTGCGCCTGGCGCTGGTCGCGCGCGTGACGCAGGAGTCGTGGACGGCCTGCGCGGTGCTGGACCGCATGAACTTCGGCCTGGAGGTGGGAGGCCAGCTGGACGTGGCGACCACGCTGTGCAGCCAGGTGCGCGACACCGGCCGGCCGGTGATCATCGAGCACGCCAGCCAGGAGCCGGAGTTCTGCGGCCACCCCACGCCCAAGATGTACGGCTTCGAGAGCTACATCGCGGTGCCCATCTTCCGCTCCGGCGGCGAGTACTTCGGCAACGTGTGCGCGCTGGACTCGGCCCCGGCGGTGCTGCGCGACGAGAAGACGCTGGCCATGGTGCAGCTCTTCGCGGAGCTCATCTCGGCGCAGCTCTCGGCCGAGGAGGCGTCGGCGCGCGACCGCGAGGCGCTGGCGCAGGAGCGCGAGACGGCGGAGCTGCGCGAGCAGTTCATCGCCGTGCTGGGGCACGACCTGCGCAACCCGCTCTCGGCCATCGTCACCGGCTCGGAGTTCCTGCTGGAGCTGGACCCCGGCCCCACCGAGCGAAAGGTGCTGGGGCGCATACGCAGCAGCGGCGACCGGATGGCGCGCCTGGTGAGCGAGGTGCTGGACTTCGCGCGCGGGCGCCTGGGCGGGGGGATGCCGCTGGCGCTGGAGAGGCTGGAGGTGGCGCCGCTGGTCGCGCAGGTGGTGGACGAGATCGCGGGCGCGCACCCCCAGCGCACGGTGCGCATGACGCTGTGCGGCGCGGGCACCGCCTCGCTCGATGCGTCGCGCGTGGCGCAGCTCCTCTCCAACCTCATCGCCAACGCCGTGGAGCACGGGCGCGACGGCGAGCCGGTGGACGTCGCGGTGAAGGGCTCGCCCGAGCAGGTCGTCTTCTCCGTGGCCAACCGCGGCGAGCCGATCCCGGAAGAGGTGCTGCCGCGCCTCTTCGAGCCGTACGTGCGTGCCGGGGGAAGGGCGCCGCGCGCGGGGCTGGGCCTCGGCCTCTACATCGCCGCGGAGATCGCCCGCGCGCACGGCGGGGAGATCCGCGCCGACTCCACCGCCGACGGCTGCACGACCTTCACCGTAGAGCTTCCCCGCGGGTCCGGCTGATCCTGGCGCGGCGTGCCGAGGCATCGCCAACGCGCGGCCGGTAGATGGACAACGCATCGGTAGATGCACGGCACCGAATCCAGTTGCAGCCGCGCATCTCCGTAGATGTGGCGCCCGGCGATCTGCCGTCGAAGGCGTCGCGGGTAAATGCGCCGCGGATGTGTCGCGGGTAAGCGGATGTGGATCAGCCGGGGCGCCTCGCGGCGAACCCGCAGCTCCGAAGACGATGCCCGTCTCCCATGCATCATCTTCTCAGGTTCCGGTAGATGATGCACCTCCGGCCCGCATCTCCCGTCGTGCATCTGCCGACCGCATCTCTGGATTGCGGAGCTGGGGATGGCCCGCATCGTGCTGCCGGATCTCGAGATATCCCCGCATCCCCTCCGTTGAGCCCCGGCCATGCGCTTCACGAACTACACGCGGTACAGCGGCCACATGGCCGACGCGCTCAACTTGGAGTCGCTGCTGGACAGCCTCTCGGACTTCCTGCTCCAGAGCGGCTTCGCGGGCGGGAAGTACGACCACCCGTACTGGGGCGAGTTCGGCGGCGACGACGAGGACCGCTCGCTTGACTCGCTGCGCGAGGCGCTGCTGCGGGCGCTGCTGGAGAGCGGCCAGCTCACGCCCGAGATGGTGGCCGAGCTGCGCGGCGAGGGCGAAGGCGACGACGCGGTGCGCCAGCAGATCGCGGAGCTGCTGGACAAGCTGGTGCAGCGGCTGGTGGACGAGGGCTACCTCTCCGTGGGCGAGGCGCCGCGCATGCCGGAGGGCATGGAGCAGCAGGGCACCGGGCGGGTGGACGATGCGCGCTCGGCCTCGCGGCAGGTGGAGTTCTCGCTCACCGGCAAGGGGATGGACCTGCTGGGCTACCGCACGCTCAAGGGCCTGCTGGGGGCGATGGGGCGCAGCGCGTTCGGCTCGCACGACACGCCGTACCTGGCCACGGGCGTGGAGGCCGAGGCCGCCAGCCGTCCGTACGAGTTCGGCGACACGCTGAACCTGGACATCCCCGCCACGCTCAAGAGCGCCCTGGCCCGCGAGGGGCTGCGGGAAGACGGCACGCTGCCGCTGGAGTACGGCGACCTGCACGTGAACCAGGCCGAGTACCGGTCCAGCTGCGCCACGGTGCTGCTGCTGGACACCAGCCACAGCATGATCCTGTACGGCGAGGACCGGTTCACGC encodes the following:
- the mutY gene encoding A/G-specific adenine glycosylase, which translates into the protein MPQTPVPPVIVPHLRAHLLAWYDAHRRDLPWRAPAGEAPDPYRVWLSEVMLQQTRVETVRPYYERWLARFPTVEALAAAPLDDVLKAWEGLGYYSRARNFHGAVREVAERYGGRVPGDAERFRELKGVGRYTAGAVMSIAFGRAEPLVDGNVRRVFARLTDDPAPADDALWSLAEELVPGDRPGDFNQALMELGATVCTPRNPRCGECPVRDMCSAYAAGTQNERPAPKKAKPVPHEDTGVAVVQHEGRVLLVRRPVDARLGGMWSFPHAVRAGRESAAAAAERSVREGLEVLVRAGEPIGTVAHAFTHVRASYHAFRCTLVSGQPRALGYDAWAWATAHEIDTYALPVAQKKIAALAAEPTLFS
- a CDS encoding NAD(P)H-binding protein; this encodes MRVLVTGGRGTLGRRLVALCPAVHELRTTGRTRPSDPAAAATWVRSDLATGEGLAEAVDGIDAIIHAASSPRKDTEETDVHGTRRLLEAAKAAGVAHVVYVSIVGIDRAAGFPYYAQKLAAEGVVREGGVPYTILRASQFHDFLETMIGWTARLRFAPLPRGWQVQPVDVDEVARELWRCVDAGPRDAVPDLVGPELLTMDGAARTWAAARGLKTRIFTLPLPGSLSRAMRAGALTHPDVRGPGLTWADWLRRKYGRRD
- a CDS encoding VWA domain-containing protein; its protein translation is MRFTNYTRYSGHMADALNLESLLDSLSDFLLQSGFAGGKYDHPYWGEFGGDDEDRSLDSLREALLRALLESGQLTPEMVAELRGEGEGDDAVRQQIAELLDKLVQRLVDEGYLSVGEAPRMPEGMEQQGTGRVDDARSASRQVEFSLTGKGMDLLGYRTLKGLLGAMGRSAFGSHDTPYLATGVEAEAASRPYEFGDTLNLDIPATLKSALAREGLREDGTLPLEYGDLHVNQAEYRSSCATVLLLDTSHSMILYGEDRFTPAKKVALALTHLIRTQFPGDTLKVVLFGDRASEIPLSQLAHAQVGPFHTNTAEGLKVARRLLLAQNKEMRQIVMITDGKPSAVTLPDGRVYKNSMGLDAMVLRDTFREVGACRKSGILINTFMLARDPYLMAFVNRVTEIARGKAYFTSTMTLGQHIMRDFLRRKTRRAG
- a CDS encoding GAF domain-containing sensor histidine kinase gives rise to the protein MSQIEADIAAVARIGAVPTILRVVSEMTGLRLALVARVTQESWTACAVLDRMNFGLEVGGQLDVATTLCSQVRDTGRPVIIEHASQEPEFCGHPTPKMYGFESYIAVPIFRSGGEYFGNVCALDSAPAVLRDEKTLAMVQLFAELISAQLSAEEASARDREALAQERETAELREQFIAVLGHDLRNPLSAIVTGSEFLLELDPGPTERKVLGRIRSSGDRMARLVSEVLDFARGRLGGGMPLALERLEVAPLVAQVVDEIAGAHPQRTVRMTLCGAGTASLDASRVAQLLSNLIANAVEHGRDGEPVDVAVKGSPEQVVFSVANRGEPIPEEVLPRLFEPYVRAGGRAPRAGLGLGLYIAAEIARAHGGEIRADSTADGCTTFTVELPRGSG
- a CDS encoding plasmid pRiA4b ORF-3 family protein — its product is MNFVLRVALREIAPPIWRTVRVPGWYTLNQLHRVFQMIFGWQDYHLYAFEIGSRRFERKHPESEGEDTGAATLAKLGLERGTEFSYEYDFGDGWVHEVRVEDVQPTGSDEDDWQALPVLLGGERAGPLEDCGGPFGYQDLVDALRNPADGDPEHDHLRAWAGGAYDPERFDVWMANQNLALAAVWAAI
- a CDS encoding OsmC family protein, producing the protein MAVEITGSYAGNKKVQMRHGPSGAEIGTAAPLDNNGDGSSFSPTDLVAAALGACMVTVMAIVAERDGIPYDGVDFVVEKHMRADPRRIDKLPVTLRMPAGLTPEQRVKLERTALTCPVHRSLLPEIEKEVRFVYPDAAETANAAD